One stretch of Nitrospirota bacterium DNA includes these proteins:
- the nrfD gene encoding polysulfide reductase NrfD, with protein MAQNTNSWFREKILLGMTPRDYIISNFNFGNLVAGAFIGLGVGVMIYRLIFGLGPSTNLSDNYPWGLWIGFDILVGIALAAPGLTLGTAVHLFGMKEYHHFVRPAILSSLLGYIFAVFALMFDLGRYYRIPYLLGWSWGFASILFLIGWHFFLYINICLIEWAPALFEWLNLRKVREFFTKLAIWATIFGVIIAGGHQSALGGLYLVAPGKLHPLWYSMLLPVFFLLSAIFAGISMVIVESTITHKVFKRQLQHFDQAKFDRQTIGLGKATASALFIYLILKIFDLAHYNNWGYINTPYGYWYLVEMLGFVLLPAFLFTHAARKGKAKLVRFTGFLTALGVILNRLNVSIIAYNWQIPASQKYYPLWSEIALSLGVVAMLVVAYRFIVNRMAIMYDHPDYESAH; from the coding sequence ATGGCGCAAAACACTAATTCCTGGTTTAGAGAAAAAATACTTCTCGGGATGACACCGAGAGATTATATTATCAGTAATTTTAATTTTGGTAATCTTGTTGCAGGTGCTTTTATTGGCCTCGGAGTTGGTGTTATGATTTATCGACTAATTTTTGGGCTCGGGCCTTCAACAAATCTTTCAGATAACTATCCGTGGGGATTATGGATTGGTTTTGATATACTTGTCGGAATCGCTTTAGCAGCACCCGGGCTTACCCTCGGGACAGCAGTTCATTTGTTCGGGATGAAAGAATATCATCATTTTGTAAGACCTGCTATCCTCTCCAGCCTTCTGGGATACATATTTGCTGTTTTTGCGCTTATGTTTGATCTGGGTCGCTATTATCGTATTCCTTACCTTCTTGGTTGGTCATGGGGTTTTGCGTCAATTCTGTTTTTAATCGGCTGGCATTTCTTCCTTTATATAAATATCTGTCTAATTGAATGGGCACCAGCGCTATTTGAATGGTTAAATCTAAGAAAAGTTCGCGAATTTTTTACTAAGCTGGCAATCTGGGCAACTATCTTCGGTGTAATAATTGCTGGTGGCCATCAATCGGCACTTGGCGGTTTATACCTTGTTGCCCCGGGCAAGCTTCATCCCCTTTGGTATTCAATGCTACTGCCAGTTTTTTTCCTTTTATCAGCTATTTTTGCTGGAATATCCATGGTGATTGTTGAAAGCACAATTACACATAAGGTTTTTAAAAGACAACTTCAGCATTTTGACCAGGCTAAATTTGATAGACAAACAATTGGTCTCGGAAAAGCAACAGCTTCAGCTTTATTTATTTATCTGATCTTAAAAATCTTTGATCTTGCTCACTACAATAACTGGGGGTATATAAATACTCCATACGGTTACTGGTATTTAGTAGAAATGCTTGGATTTGTTCTTTTGCCAGCTTTTCTATTCACACACGCTGCAAGAAAGGGGAAGGCAAAACTTGTTAGATTTACTGGTTTTTTAACAGCACTCGGAGTTATTTTAAACAGGTTGAATGTATCTATTATTGCATATAACTGGCAGATTCCTGCTTCACAAAAATACTATCCATTATGGAGTGAGATTGCTCTTTCACTTGGTGTGGTGGCAATGCTGGTTGTTGCTTATCGTTTTATTGTAAACCGTATGGCTATAATGTACGATCATCCAGATTACGAATCAGCACATTAA
- a CDS encoding PocR ligand-binding domain-containing protein, producing MELDDLIPISEWEKIANDIHNRFGFNGTVYKSDNFILSKSTSPANNLCPVIKGSKDGVIICSSAQQRLSKIARDSNKLAIGECDAGFTKFVIPIFVNGKFLGMIGGCGCLIDQSSVDSFYVAKLLGKDEKDIKDLSENTPRLTSDELSEAISYTQEHLKRILKNNT from the coding sequence ATGGAACTTGATGATTTAATTCCAATATCTGAATGGGAAAAAATTGCCAACGATATTCATAACAGATTCGGATTCAATGGAACAGTATATAAATCTGATAACTTTATTCTTTCAAAATCTACTTCACCAGCTAACAATTTATGCCCTGTTATAAAAGGAAGTAAAGATGGTGTTATAATTTGTTCGTCTGCTCAGCAAAGGCTTTCAAAAATAGCCAGAGATAGCAATAAATTGGCAATTGGAGAATGCGATGCCGGTTTTACAAAGTTTGTAATCCCAATTTTTGTTAATGGTAAATTTTTAGGTATGATTGGAGGCTGTGGTTGTCTGATTGATCAATCATCTGTTGATAGCTTTTATGTCGCCAAACTTCTTGGAAAAGACGAAAAAGACATCAAAGATTTATCAGAAAATACACCTCGGCTTACTTCTGACGAATTATCAGAAGCAATTTCTTATACACAGGAACACCTTAAGAGAATCTTGAAAAATAATACTTAA
- a CDS encoding CGGC domain-containing protein yields the protein MSKKNIAIIACKNIKGTSCVGGCLKCFKGIAERNGEYGRWKDYEIEVIGMDDCGGCPGLVIPKLKLMMDMGKLFNRDFDAVHIGTCVVTATRTAKCPINLEDLKNIIETKFEKEVILGTHSY from the coding sequence ATGAGCAAAAAAAATATAGCTATCATAGCATGCAAAAATATTAAGGGAACAAGTTGTGTTGGTGGATGTCTTAAGTGTTTTAAAGGCATTGCCGAGAGAAATGGTGAGTATGGGCGGTGGAAAGATTATGAAATTGAAGTCATTGGAATGGATGATTGCGGAGGATGTCCTGGCCTTGTTATACCGAAGCTGAAACTTATGATGGATATGGGTAAATTGTTTAACAGAGATTTTGACGCTGTTCATATCGGGACATGTGTTGTTACTGCTACTCGAACAGCAAAATGTCCTATTAATCTTGAAGATCTGAAAAATATAATTGAAACAAAATTTGAAAAAGAGGTTATACTCGGCACCCATTCTTACTAA
- a CDS encoding transcriptional repressor gives MPWRNGTGPPWLQGKFRGCGYRLTMPRQIILDVLSKTTDHLSAEEIYMTVHKVYPAIGLTTVYRTLELLVQMGLVFKFDFGDGRARYELSEGPKSIGHHHHLICTGCRRIIDYTDFIDEEIELLKRTEKGLSKKYNFKISNHLIQFYGLCEKCKGKG, from the coding sequence ATGCCTTGGAGAAATGGAACAGGACCACCCTGGCTACAGGGAAAATTTAGAGGTTGTGGTTATAGGCTCACAATGCCGAGACAGATTATTCTCGATGTTTTAAGTAAAACGACTGATCATCTTAGTGCAGAAGAAATATATATGACAGTTCACAAGGTCTATCCAGCTATAGGGCTTACAACTGTTTACAGGACTCTTGAATTGCTTGTGCAAATGGGTCTTGTTTTTAAGTTTGATTTTGGTGATGGTAGGGCAAGATATGAATTATCCGAGGGTCCTAAAAGTATAGGGCACCATCATCACCTTATCTGTACAGGTTGCAGAAGGATTATTGATTATACAGATTTCATTGATGAAGAAATTGAATTATTAAAGAGAACTGAAAAGGGACTTTCAAAAAAATATAATTTTAAAATAAGTAACCATCTTATTCAGTTCTATGGATTATGTGAAAAATGTAAAGGTAAAGGATAA
- a CDS encoding DUF5320 domain-containing protein, with product MPFGDRTGPMGLGPRTGRGAGYCSGFGMPGYANPVLGRGFYGFGRGWGRGRGWFGGGRGLRNRFWAAGMPGWPGYGYPYGAGLTAQEEIDMLRDHADLLKRELDEIQSRISKIEKSKGSENE from the coding sequence ATGCCATTTGGAGACAGGACAGGACCTATGGGCTTAGGACCAAGAACAGGAAGAGGAGCAGGATATTGCAGTGGATTCGGCATGCCTGGTTACGCAAATCCTGTTTTAGGTAGAGGTTTTTACGGATTTGGTCGTGGTTGGGGTAGAGGACGCGGCTGGTTCGGTGGAGGTCGTGGATTAAGGAATCGGTTCTGGGCTGCTGGCATGCCTGGCTGGCCAGGATATGGCTATCCTTACGGTGCGGGCTTAACAGCTCAAGAAGAAATAGATATGCTTAGAGATCACGCTGATCTTCTCAAGAGAGAACTTGATGAAATTCAGAGTCGTATTAGCAAAATAGAAAAAAGCAAGGGATCTGAAAACGAATAA